The stretch of DNA CCCTCGTCCTGCTGGAAACATAAATATCCAAATTTTAATGTAATGGGAAATGATTTAATGATGTGCCTGTTTTCCCAATTTTCTGGTATtttcccattttatttttttatttttgaaatagaaCAGAGCGTGGGAGGACGAAAATGCCTCATCCTCTATAATCTTTGAAAATTACGTTTTGGGACTTGCCGGCTGCTTAAAAAGTTTAACgtcttttgttttataatagTGAAGGAGATAAAGATTAATGAGACAAGGAATGAAACTAACTTGGTCAGTGAATTAGGAACAACTTAATCATATTGGTATACAAcggaaaaatgagattttagaaaatagagGAGGTTTCTGAAAATTTGTGGGAACAATTTAGAACATAAGATACAACCACTAATATTATGCACTTGTATATTACCAATTTAGAAGATAGTATAGAACCATTGATATCATGTACATCATATTTATATGTTTAATAGTTAAGCCACTTGCCTCAGAGTAGTATTTCTGTAgtgttaaattattaaatttgcaGAAGCATATTTTTCCACGCTTGAGTCTACATTccaaatgataataatttaccAAGCTTTCTCTTGTTTTGCGCTAGACCTTTGATCCCAAGGGAGAGAGCTTCTTTGTTATCAAAGTAACCTACTAACCTCAAAGGGCAATTGAAACTTCTTCTAAGTTTTGGGATGCTTTTGCTAATAGGGGAAGTTGATTGATGGGAGAGAGATCGCGGTGAAGAAGCTCTCACACAACTCAACCCAAGGGGAGAAAGAGTTTAAAAATGAGGCTAAGTTGTTGGCACGCGTTCAGCATCGGAATGTTGTGAATTTGTTGGGGTATTGTGTCCATATGGCGGAGAAGCTACTCGTTTATGAGTATGTCTTGAATGAGAGCCTTGACAAACTTCTATTCAGTAAGTTCGATGTGACTCTCTGCTACTTTCCTTTTTTAacattcttcttcttgttttctctCATTTGCACTCACTTACTAggagatttttatttaagagtGAAATGAAACTGAAAGAGGCCTTATGTTTAGGTTCTAAGTTCATAGCTAATAACAGCAGTTATAGTAGTAGTTTGTAGTTCTCCCCATTATATTTCTCTGTTTGCTAGCCATGTATAGTTCATGCTGGGGAAAATGACTTAGAATTAAAAGAATGCCGAATTCTTTTGaagcaaaaattaaaagaatgctGAATTGTTTTTAGTATGTCTATGCACATTCTAAGTTGGTCTGGAGGCCAAGTTTAGAATTTCCCAGTGCCAGTTGGGCAACAAGTAGAATTTGATGCAACAACCTTTAGACATGATCATAATCAGACAAGCTCAAATGTGGAAGACCTCTGTCAGAGATATTGTAATGTACCACAAGAGGTCCATCCGATAAAAGttagaatgaaatttaaatgGGAATACATTTGGATTAAAATCATCCGCTGATAATTGTAGCTGTTTAGTggtagaaataattttttcgaATCTTCTTTTCTCTATTATAGGCCATTTTGTCATACCATCTCTCCCAACAGCATTCAATTTAGCCTTAGCAGCTGTGTGTGGTTTGCCCCTAAAATTAAACTCCTGTTAGTTATGAAGCCTTTAGCTTGATCATTTATGATTCAAATGTTTTTAACAGGTTTATGGGTCGACAATGTCGGGGACAAATAGCCATGCTTTCTTTAACAGACCTGTTGGTACTTAAAAATCTCCGTTAACTGTGACATCTTTtctttagatataaaaaatacatttgaagGTAATTTCACAAAACTTCCGTTCATGAAGTAATAGCAAAGGTGAAATATACCGatcaaaatatacatatatatattttggtctGTTTCTGGTCCTTGATTTCTGGTCTGTTTCTTTTGGAAGAGATGATGGCCTGCtatatcttcatttttcttGCAATTCACCTTCTGGTAAAAAAATGGCGTGAGGGGAGTGGCATTTTCCCTTTAAATAGTTCTTTCACATCTGAATTTAGTTTTGTCATCTTGCACTAAACATTGTGAAGGAGATGGCCTTGCGACCTTGACTTACCTTTACATTTTGAATTTCTCTGCTCTAAGCTACCAAATCTTCTATTAAATTGTATGGCTTCTTGACCAATCCTCTAGCACAAAGGTTGTGGCTCGTTGTGGAAGAGAAACCCTGCCAGTTGAATGGTTCAAACCACTTAGTTTATTACCATTTAAAATAGTGATTATACTTCAGTTTCTTTTCCTGGCGTGAATAATGTACCAAAGTGCTTTCTAGTCATATTGATGGTGGTTTTTATATTGTATCTAAATACAGAAACCAATAGAAGAGAGGAGCTTGATTGGAAGCGGAGGTATGAAATTATTGCAGGCATTGCCCGGGGCTTGCTTTACCTTCACGAAGACTCGCATAATTGTATCATCCACCGAGACATCAAGGCCAGCAATATTTTACTCGACGAGAAATGGGTGCCAAAGATTGCTGATTTTGGCATGGCCCGACTCTTCCCAGAAGATCAAACTCATGTCAACACCCGCGTGGCTGGAACCAAGTACGTTATTGAAAAATTTCTATTTCTAAATCGGTCTGAATACAgatttctattctattaaatgCTTTTACTCTGCATATTGAACTTGTTATTTCATCGTACATGAAAAATATACAGTGGGTATATGGCTCCGGAGTATGTCATGCATGGACATCTATCAGTGAAGGCTGACGTATTCAGTTTTGGGGTTTTGGTCTTGGAGCTAATTAGCGGCCAGAGGAACTCATCTTTCGATATGCACGCGGATGCTCAGAATCTTCTTGAGTGGGTAAGAATTAAGTGTTTAATTAGATACTGTTGTGATTTATGATAAACAATGTGTTAGGTTAATCCTCATAGGTAGACTGGCTTTtggtcaaaataaaaaaacaggtGGGCaaccttaatttttctttttcttttgttttttttaatatttctgtCCAATCTACATCATGTATTCATGATGTGTACTTTCGTGCAAGCAAAGAAAGACTTTTTCCTACATAGGAACCTTCGGAGAGGCATATGATTGTACGGTACTAAGTTCAAGAACATTGGTCATGAAAACTAGTTAAGCAAGAATCTGAATTCTACGGGTTGgtccaagtggtgaaggccttggtctagGGATATCATTCCATTTAAAGACTAAGGTTCAACACCTTATGAGTGTAAATAATCATTTGGGGCTACACCCCCTGTGAAaagtcagcgatttaaccagtttcgtATAGGAAAACTTTTGAGGGGTGCACGGGACCGggatttactctgcaggggtttTGGaccttgccttggagaggtttatcgacataaaaaaaaataaaaaataaaaaataaaaagagagagagagagagagaaaaatctcttaaattcttattcaatttttaaagatttcaaaataaGAGAGATATTCATGAAGTATTGCCATACAATAATAGCTTAATGATTTCACATCTGACCTGGATGGGGGTTTCTTAATATTGCTACAGGCATACAAGCTTTACAAGAAGGGTAGAAGCTTGGAGATCGTGGACCCTACATTAGCATCATCTGCAGTCACTGAACAAGTAGCAATGTGCATTCAAATAGGGTTGCTATGTGTACAAGGTGATCCGCAGCTACGACCGACCATGCATCGGGTGGTCCTGATGCTATCGAAGAAACCAGGCCACATGAAAGAACCAACAAGACCGGGACTGCCGGGATCCCGATACCGAAGATCTCGCCGGCCTTCCGGACTATCTTCAACTGTTGGAACTTCTGGTTATCGGTCAGATCAATCCCACACTTTTGAATCTACCTCTAATACCATTACTACAACGGCAACCACTTCGGCTACCACCGCAGGAGCAGAGCCTGATCGTGGGAAACGTCCCATGCAAAGTAAAGAGTAAATCTATTAGGATATTTTGTTGATTCTTTGTGCATTATGAATAGATTTATAGTTGGTCTGATTAATTATATGCACACATTATCTCATAGtgagaattttttaatttcttatgtaTAGAATGAAAACAAGCTTTGCGTGGGGTTCTGCCGCGTGTCATTGCATGCAGATGTGTcaagcatttttgttttttcgtttcctctaaattaatattaaattatgatttttatatcacatgaaataataatataaatcgTATTATTGTTATATCACATTATTTGTAACAGCTCCTTAATATATGATCTACTTCAAGTacattattattgtattatttttcacCAAATATTTCCCAATTTGCTATATCATTAATTCACTCCCACGCGTAAATACATTACCGACATCCATAAGatttaaaatacaatataaatctAAAAGTCTTATATTTTCTAggattcaaatataaaatatagatacCAAAAGCATATGGCATGATTAGCATAAACTTTCAGTATCTAAAATAGAGGTCTTGGATTCAAAATCCCCTCTTCAAATgtatcaataaatatatatatctatatatatatatatatatatatatatatatatatataatatagatgtTCCAACCACCCTGCATGCATGTAAAGAGCTGTtacaaataatgataataactTAACTGTTGATTAAAAAACTTCTAGTTGAACTTATTCTTCcaattggtttttctttttctttttttcttttttttttcttttataaatatatatatatatatatatccttgttCACATCTttagaaactaaaattaaaatttataagagtgcttttataaacttattgaatataaaaaaaaaacatttagccTCTTAGggtatttaaaataataagatactttataaattttttaaaaaaaaacataaattagCTCTCGAGGTCCACATCAATGGACGCTACATACATTAGAGTGGTTTTCAAGTAACCTCTTACAATGACAGAATTTCGATATGGAGGTTTTaggaatttagatttttaaaggAAGTctgattttggagggaggagaTACATTGCATTTCGATAGAAAAACttagatttaataattattttaaaatcttcgtttcttatttatttcttttttcatttttaattgtaTATCAATTATCAAGGTTATTtatgacaaattttttttatggatggaGGGGATACATCACAATAAATGATGGAttgagagagaagggggggggggggggggggggggggggggggggggggggggggggagtgaaAGTTTGGAGAATGGTTGCAAATTGGATGATAGTTTAAAAGAAGGACAATGCTACAGTTTCCTCTGGGGGTTTTCGTTGGGAGCTCCCGCTGGGATTCTAGCATTGTTCTTTCaagtgtttttttaaagttatttattatatagatttttttaacacttttacatattttaaaaaaaataaaataaatttaaaacattattaaaaagtatttctttaatcagaaagtaaaaaaattattaaaaaatactttcttaatcatgaagtaagtattttttaagaaagtaaatttttattttacttcatgattaagaaagtattttttaataatattatgaatttttttttattttttttaaatatttaaaattattaacaaaatctatataaaaaaagagctaaacaaaaacacataaaaaaacacacactAATGCAAGTGGTAGCTCCCGCTGCGAGCTGGAAGCGGGATACTTAGCATTTTCCTTGaaagaaatttgtgtattgaTCCCTAGTTTAGTTCTTTTTCTACATTAATAGTCtctcaagaaaatatttatgacgTACCTTGTTTATTGCTCTCATTCatcttttcattggatcaattaaaatcttgtttatttttatagataagatgaaagttaaaagttaaataaaatattattaaaatatatatttttaatattatttttatttttaaatttgaaaaggttgaattatttattttatattgtatgaagatttagaaaagtcgtaatgattagattagattagattagacgagacgagacgagacgagacgaAATGAGTCAAAAActttttgtgaaagtgaactAGAGTAAATTGCCATTGAAGCTGCTATAATGTAGCTTGAAGTCGATCGTTAGGTATCTTGACTAAAATAATACCTCTAGTGCtccatttaattattttcaacgTTTGGTGAAGAaacaatattatattgttaagtaattaaacacactaaaatattaacaaaatcatGAGCTAATTTGACATGCAGCTGGCTATTTTCTTTGAATGGCACACCATTATTACCATCATTATCTTGTACTACTCTTCCTATCATGAAATTGGTTAATAAAAAGACCGATGATAtaactacattttatatataacttattaataaaataatactttttttaaaattcaagcacatctatcaaatcaaaatcaaaattaagataaatattttaaaaaatattattttaattgaagattgtagaaatattgtaaaaagggtcgttgttttataattaaaatttgttaAATACAAGCGGTTTAGTACCAAATTGCGTATTAAcactcatataattttttttattacaaaaataaataaaaaaatgtcttaCATTTAATATTGGTACACAGTTTGGCATGCAAAATcgtttataaaaagatttttcttttattaatttctttaataaaaatgtgTAAATCTAGACTAACTCTTAATAGTCGCCCATAGCTATTTCGAGGTCCTACTCCCCATAATATGCTGCCAACGTGCCATTAATTTGAAGGCAAGACTGTTGATAAAATGTCGATTACTTTGCTTCTAAGTACTGCATCGTATCTAACATTCATATGGTTTTAAAAGACTcctctctcttaaaaaaaaaaaaaatctctaccTTCTCTCTAAAAATCCACAATCCTTCGCAACCGGTTTGGGGTTGGAGCagctcctcctccctcctccttTTGTACTCTCCATATCCCTTTCAACCCTATGTCTTTGGTATTTTCTActtattttttgcaattttcttgTCTACTAGGTCGGAAAATACCTGATCTATTACCTTCCAATCACAAAATTTGTACACGTGCCACACCACCTCACTCGTCAGACGCCAATATTCAAGACTGGCTAAGAAATTTGTACTcaaaatgtttatttgttggaatatgtaaataaattgtGAATACGGTCCAACTAATAAATGCTTatacttttctttaaaatatttgagattgGAAAAAGCTAGTTTGCCCACTAATTGTTACCGCTCTACTTGATtattcggaaaaaaaaaattatttttttacttaatgattaaagaagtaattttaaatgtattgatatattttttatattttttaaaaatatttaaatatattaaaaaaatatgaaaaaaaaaactatcggTCAAGTACGGCCGCTACTCTAAGCTTTGAGATTTCCCTGCACAAACACCCTCTAAGTTCTAAATTACTTAACCCCATTCTTCTCACATACACCcctgtatctctctctctctcttttctctttctctgcAACACTCATCAAAGCACAGCTGAACAGTTGGTTTTCTCTGTCTCGATTGCATAGTCAAAGCAATCCCCATCAATAACATTAGATTTCCAGCTCAGGTATGCTAATTTAAACATGTATTGatgtatattattactatttacttGCAAATACTGCTCTATTTTATTTCCATTCATCTTCTCATTAATGTTCTAGATCCATGGATCTAGAAGTTCATGAATTATGATAATTATCTTGAGCCATCGATGAGCCACAAGCTCTCTAATCTCTTAATATCAAATGTGTCTGATCTGTTTGTAttcttgccttttcttttttcagtcaGATAGTAGTACACTACTGCCTGTTGTGTTTGTTCAGTACTGCATTGGTTTACCTATTTTAGTGATCTTTCAAATGATATTTCAGATTTTCCCGAAATTTTCTTTAACTCATTCTATGGTTCAAGAATATTTCATGATCTCTAAATTAATGTAAGAAATCTTCTTCGGATATATTCATGCACTAATGGGCCTAAAAAAGAGTTGTTTAGTATTATTAGACTCGCATGCTTTTTCTTGTTCACTTAGTTTTatgaagaatttatttattatttacatatttttttttcacttattaatagtaatacaaactatacaaaaaaaaagtctaacaaattttatatcattaggtatttttcatgtttattcttgatctataaattttttttaagacagAAAAATATGAGCAAACCGAGAATAAttggttctttttttaaaaagaaagacatGGACACTTCGAAGATTAATATACGTTTAGAGAACTCAGTAACAACGGAATGTGATGCTTCTATCACTGATGAGCGTTCTTATAAAACTTTAAGAATCCAACTTGAAGAGATGGATTCTACCTGTTTAGAACTTGATCCAGGATTACATCTACAAATATAGAAATTTCCTACTAACCTACAAGATGAGATCCGACGTGCCTATCTTAAAGTTGATCCATGTAAacctaaactttcaaaatatctattttcaagaaCAGGCAAACAGCATCGCTGATTTCATTgatttattggttttaaagatattCGAATTGGTTGAAGTACTCACGATTGAAGGAATGTTGTATTTTATCttccatgttatgtttttgcTAAGAAATCAATGGGTTGTCCAGGATCATATGCATTTATCGATAAAGGTTTTGAcaattgaaaaaagtgaatgataaaataaattgtccTTTAATTGGACATGTGAGGAGAAATCCAAATTCACCAcataaaaatattgtgaaatattGTGAGGATCTAATTAATGATTTAAGATATATTGACAAGTTTGTTGAAAAATAAGTATCACAAGAGATGGAGAATAATAGATTGCGGTTCAAAACTTCGATAGATAGTGCCTGATGGCTTACGCTCAAAGCTTGTGCCTTTAGAGATCATGATGAAAGATCTGACTAAAAAGATTAAGGTAACTTCATTGAACTGATAAAACTTCTAACAACTTATAATGATCAAGTTGATGGAATTGTCATGCAAAATGCTCCACTAAATGCCAAATATATGCcacccaaaattaaaaaagaaattttgcatatatttGCAAATAAAGTGTGAAATGTGATTCAAGAAGAAATTAGGGATGCCAAATTTTGTATTCTCGTTGACGAAGCTCGAGATGAGTTCAAAAGAGAACAAATGACTATATTATTTTGAGGTTTGttgataaaaatagttttagtaGAGAgcgattttttcatattatgcATATCAAAGATACTATGACACtaactctaaaaaaatatatgtgttgtTTTTTTCGTTACGACCTCCAAATTGAGAAGCTTGGTGAATGGAATGGATTACAAACTTTGTTTCTTAAATATTGTCCCTATGCATATTATGTGCATTGTTGAGCTCATAAACTACAATTAGCTTTAGTTGCAGCTTCTAGAGAAACATGTTCATCAGTTCTTTGTCCATTTGACATCCATTATCAATATTGTTGTTGGTTCTTCGAAACATAATGATGAATTACAATCTGTTGAAGCTGctaaaattgaaagtttgataGTTTCCAATGAGATTGAGACTGGAAAAGAGGAAAGTCAAACTAGTACGCTACAACGAGCTGGAGATACTAGATGTGGATCTCATTTTCAATCTGTTTGTAGCTTGATGAGGATGTTTGGTGCTACTTACTCAGTTATCAATACTATCTCAAATAAGGGATTAAATTATTCTCAACGTGGTGATGCTAAAGTGACTTACATGGTATTAACATCATTTGAATTTATTCTGATATTACATATGATAAAGAAAATCATGGGGAGGGGATTGGTTAAACCcttttagagagagaacctcTGACTTCTCTCTAGAAACTCATCCAAACCGAAACCAACCAGAGGGGTGGTGAGAGTTTCGGCTCCTCCCCCCTCCCTCCTCCTAGCCCAGAACCTCTGTCTTT from Juglans microcarpa x Juglans regia isolate MS1-56 chromosome 3S, Jm3101_v1.0, whole genome shotgun sequence encodes:
- the LOC121258424 gene encoding cysteine-rich receptor-like protein kinase 10; translation: MNKLKNFLQHLMKPFKYSPSKEEQDEEELEKIAQQEQKLFPYETLVAATRDFHLTHKLGEGGFGPVYKGKLIDGREIAVKKLSHNSTQGEKEFKNEAKLLARVQHRNVVNLLGYCVHMAEKLLVYEYVLNESLDKLLFKTNRREELDWKRRYEIIAGIARGLLYLHEDSHNCIIHRDIKASNILLDEKWVPKIADFGMARLFPEDQTHVNTRVAGTNGYMAPEYVMHGHLSVKADVFSFGVLVLELISGQRNSSFDMHADAQNLLEWAYKLYKKGRSLEIVDPTLASSAVTEQVAMCIQIGLLCVQGDPQLRPTMHRVVLMLSKKPGHMKEPTRPGLPGSRYRRSRRPSGLSSTVGTSGYRSDQSHTFESTSNTITTTATTSATTAGAEPDRGKRPMQSKE